The Arachis hypogaea cultivar Tifrunner chromosome 16, arahy.Tifrunner.gnm2.J5K5, whole genome shotgun sequence genome contains a region encoding:
- the LOC112757412 gene encoding uncharacterized protein: MSPFRIVFGKPCHLPVEIQHRAYWVVKNCNPDLKGAGMERKLQLEELECLRLEAYENAQFYKEKAKTFHDQNIRRKSFKIGDEVLVYNSRLRLMPGKLRSRWDGPLKVVDVKPYGVVEVIHPINGTKFKINGHRVKLYHTQPKNAKELEIFLLGEVSSDQ; this comes from the coding sequence ATGAGTCCCTTTCGTATTGTTTTTGGGAAGCCTTGTCATCTCCCTGTGGAAATCCAACATAGAGCCTATTGGGTGGTGAAGAATTGCAATCCAGATTTAAAGGGGGCAGGAATGGAACGTAAACTTCAATTGGAGGAATTAGAGTGTCTTAGGTTAGAAGCATACGAGAATGCTCAGTTTTACAAGGAGAAAGCCAAGACATTCCATGACCAAAATATTAGGAGGAAGAGTTTTAAGATAGGTGATGAAGTGCTTGTGTACAATTCGAGGTTGCGATTGATGCCCGGGAAGTTGAGATCTAGATGGGATGGTCCATTAAAGGTGGTGGATGTCAAGCCTTATGGAGTGGTGGAGGTGATTCACCCTATCAATGGGACCAAGTTTAAAATCAATGGTCATAGGGTGAAGCTCTATCACACTCAACCAAAGAATGCCAAGGAGTTGGAGATATTCCTCCTTGGAGAAGTTTCAAGTGACCAATGA